From a single Micromonospora carbonacea genomic region:
- a CDS encoding methyltransferase domain-containing protein: MTGGGRAAEAAREANSRCYDDGRATLAYVDDPYHAVRRRLVGAALLDALGGPDGGDGSGGPAGALLELGPGARSIFDGLPRPRRPTVVADLSWAALAGAPAGGHHPVRLDVTRPLPLADRSVAGVVAAELIEHVYHPGALLAEIARVLRPGGALVLSTPNLAPLQDRVRFLLGRSPRQVDPTHPYLHLHIRPFTAQMLRRMLRAAGFVDVSIRSNYVGVHVGRGRWLQSRLLARLFPGLGGSLVASARRPPGVDG, from the coding sequence GTGACCGGCGGGGGCCGCGCGGCGGAGGCGGCGCGGGAGGCCAACAGCCGGTGCTACGACGACGGCCGGGCGACCCTGGCGTACGTCGACGACCCGTACCACGCGGTGCGCCGACGCCTGGTCGGCGCGGCGCTGCTGGACGCGCTCGGGGGTCCCGACGGCGGCGACGGGTCCGGCGGTCCGGCCGGGGCCCTGCTGGAGCTGGGGCCCGGGGCGCGGAGCATCTTCGACGGCCTGCCCCGCCCGCGCCGGCCGACCGTGGTCGCCGACCTGTCCTGGGCGGCGCTGGCGGGGGCGCCGGCCGGTGGGCACCACCCGGTCCGCCTGGACGTCACCCGGCCGCTGCCGCTGGCGGACCGGTCGGTGGCCGGGGTCGTCGCGGCCGAGCTGATCGAGCACGTGTACCACCCGGGGGCCCTGCTGGCCGAGATCGCCCGGGTGCTGCGCCCCGGCGGCGCGCTGGTCCTGAGCACGCCGAACCTCGCCCCGCTCCAGGACCGGGTCCGGTTCCTCCTCGGCCGGTCGCCGCGTCAGGTCGATCCGACGCACCCGTACCTGCACCTGCACATCCGCCCGTTCACCGCGCAGATGCTGCGCCGGATGCTGCGGGCCGCCGGCTTCGTCGACGTGTCGATCCGGTCGAACTACGTCGGCGTCCACGTCGGGCGGGGCCGGTGGCTCCAGTCCCGGCTGCTGGCCCGGCTGTTCCCGGGCCTGGGCGGGTCGCTCGTCGCCAGCGCCCGCCGCCCGCCGGGCGTCGACGGCTGA
- a CDS encoding TIR domain-containing protein gives MTGQFGSPADAAHFLISYSPADERWATWIAWELECAGYRTILQAWDFVAGTNFIEFMDRAICESIAVIAVLSPNYVRSRYGRLEWQAAFRSAPDDPQRRLITVRIEDFDPEGLLATITYVDLVGAADERDARRRLLRRVGEAMRGRAKPTAGPGFPAGPAVGPGDDELPAGQPPPQIAAHHPRLRLRHPPAYPPQRSTGHAANTEVTLLHLPGPRFARQPCAGPAPRQRAKELLDAVGSGVDRLLATGGTGPDALLISGDLTAAGGIREFDEALAFLARLRDVLDLDAGRIAVVPGPHDVNHAACRAYFASCEADEVRPQPPYWDKWRHYFRFFTELYDGVDGPTFDRHRPWSVFEMPELNLVVAGINSTMAESHLPDGHHGLVGAAQAHWFARRLDRYRSGGWLTAGLIGHPAASDAVRDHDSVAALLTPRLHLLVSPPPGCGGDAVSVGAGPTFIRLSTAAADGSGAADDVRSRVIAAGPGDGSPGGRP, from the coding sequence ATGACCGGCCAGTTCGGATCCCCCGCCGACGCGGCTCATTTCCTGATCAGCTATTCACCGGCCGACGAGCGGTGGGCGACCTGGATAGCCTGGGAGCTTGAGTGCGCGGGCTACCGGACGATTCTCCAGGCCTGGGATTTCGTGGCCGGGACGAACTTCATCGAATTCATGGACCGGGCGATCTGCGAATCGATCGCCGTCATCGCCGTGCTGTCGCCCAACTATGTCCGGTCCCGTTACGGGCGGCTGGAGTGGCAGGCGGCGTTCCGCAGTGCGCCCGACGACCCGCAGCGGCGGCTGATCACCGTACGGATCGAGGACTTCGACCCGGAGGGGCTGCTGGCCACCATCACCTACGTCGACCTGGTCGGCGCGGCCGACGAACGGGACGCCCGGCGACGGCTGTTGCGCCGGGTCGGCGAGGCGATGCGCGGCCGGGCGAAGCCCACGGCGGGGCCGGGGTTCCCCGCCGGCCCGGCGGTCGGGCCGGGCGACGACGAGCTGCCGGCCGGACAGCCACCCCCGCAGATTGCCGCGCACCACCCCCGGCTGCGGCTGCGGCACCCGCCGGCCTACCCGCCGCAGCGGTCGACGGGGCACGCCGCGAACACCGAGGTGACCCTGCTGCACCTGCCCGGCCCGCGGTTCGCCCGCCAGCCCTGCGCCGGGCCGGCCCCGCGCCAACGCGCCAAGGAGCTGCTCGACGCCGTCGGCTCCGGCGTCGACCGGCTGCTCGCCACCGGCGGCACCGGTCCGGACGCGCTGCTGATCAGCGGCGACCTGACCGCGGCCGGCGGGATCCGCGAGTTCGACGAGGCGCTGGCGTTCCTGGCCCGACTCCGCGACGTCCTCGACCTCGATGCGGGGCGGATCGCGGTGGTGCCCGGCCCGCACGACGTCAACCACGCGGCCTGCCGGGCGTACTTCGCAAGTTGCGAGGCCGACGAGGTGCGGCCGCAGCCGCCCTACTGGGACAAGTGGCGGCACTACTTCCGGTTCTTCACCGAACTCTACGACGGGGTGGACGGCCCCACGTTCGACCGGCACCGGCCGTGGAGCGTATTCGAGATGCCCGAGCTCAACCTGGTGGTCGCCGGCATCAACTCGACGATGGCGGAGAGCCACCTTCCGGACGGCCACCACGGGTTGGTCGGCGCGGCCCAGGCACACTGGTTCGCCCGACGGCTCGACCGCTACCGGTCCGGCGGCTGGCTGACCGCCGGGCTGATCGGCCATCCGGCCGCGTCCGACGCCGTCCGGGACCACGACAGCGTCGCGGCGCTGCTGACGCCCCGGCTGCACCTGCTCGTGTCGCCACCGCCGGGGTGCGGCGGGGACGCCGTGTCGGTGGGCGCGGGGCCGACCTTCATCCGGCTGTCCACCGCAGCGGCCGACGGGTCGGGCGCGGCGGACGACGTCCGGTCCCGGGTGATCGCGGCCGGCCCCGGCGACGGGTCGCCCGGGGGCCGCCCCTGA